From one Acetonema longum DSM 6540 genomic stretch:
- a CDS encoding Cof-type HAD-IIB family hydrolase, which yields MPIRLVAIDLDDTLLDHQTKVSPRAVEAIRQAMAQGVTVTVATGRMYASALPYARQLNLDVPLITYNGALIKACLSGEVLYHRTIERELAAEIMELFRARDWYIQSYVDDVLYVREVNDQARAYEASAKVKAVPLGESFYTEALPPTKMLALARPEEIREQYRVVKQHFGGRLYAAVSKPTYLEMTHPAVNKGIALSYLAQKLGVDRREVMAIGDSQNDLDMIEFAGWGVAMGNAMDLVKSKADAVTAANDADGVAEAIERYILQENR from the coding sequence ATGCCGATTCGACTTGTAGCAATTGATCTTGACGATACACTGCTGGACCATCAGACGAAAGTGTCTCCCCGCGCCGTGGAGGCTATCCGGCAAGCCATGGCCCAAGGCGTGACCGTGACCGTTGCCACCGGTAGAATGTATGCTTCGGCCCTGCCCTATGCCCGGCAGTTAAACCTGGATGTGCCGCTGATTACTTATAACGGCGCCTTGATAAAGGCCTGCCTGTCCGGTGAAGTTCTGTACCACCGGACCATTGAACGGGAACTGGCCGCTGAAATCATGGAACTGTTCCGGGCCAGGGACTGGTATATCCAATCTTACGTGGACGATGTCCTGTATGTGAGAGAAGTCAATGATCAGGCCAGAGCCTACGAAGCGTCGGCCAAGGTTAAGGCCGTACCTCTGGGAGAGTCTTTCTATACAGAGGCCCTGCCTCCTACTAAGATGCTGGCTTTGGCCCGGCCGGAGGAAATTCGGGAACAATATCGGGTTGTGAAGCAGCATTTCGGTGGCCGGCTCTATGCGGCGGTTTCCAAGCCGACTTATCTGGAAATGACCCACCCGGCGGTGAATAAAGGCATTGCTTTAAGCTATCTGGCGCAAAAACTGGGGGTTGACCGGCGGGAGGTCATGGCCATCGGCGATTCACAGAATGACCTGGATATGATTGAGTTTGCCGGCTGGGGCGTAGCCATGGGCAATGCCATGGATCTGGTGAAAAGCAAGGCTGACGCCGTCACCGCTGCCAATGACGCTGATGGAGTGGCGGAGGCGATTGAACGGTACATATTGCAAGAGAACCGTTGA